One region of Labrus bergylta chromosome 23, fLabBer1.1, whole genome shotgun sequence genomic DNA includes:
- the LOC110001367 gene encoding E3 ubiquitin-protein ligase TRIM39-like, which yields MSAASCMLSEEQFMCSICLDVFTDPVSIPCGHNFCKSCITHHWDVNDQCECPMCKDVFEKRPQLRVNTFISEMAAQFRQSTVKRSSRMSLKENTNSGEVLCDVCTESKVKALKSCLMCLTSYCETHLEIHQNITGPMKHELVDPMENLQDRMCEGHGRPLEMFCKTDQMCVCRRCTESNHKLHCIVPLMEQYEKKKAELSETEAEIQKMMEERHLKIQEMKDSVELSRADTDREKSDSVQVFTALIRSVEEGLAQLLDLLEEKQKTTEEKAEGFIEELEDEISELMKRNTEVEQLLSTEDHLQFLQNLPSLNPDHPPTKDWTEVRVHSSYEGMVRSAVAQLEEILSEEVEEQLESELMRIQQYAVDVTLDPDTAQPFLILSDDGKQVYYGKRQNLPDNPKRFSKTLWVLVKQSICAGKFYFEVEVKNKSKWELGVARGSINRKETISPRLKTGPWILMLRNGGDYKANGVLLSLKSKPQKVGVFVDYEEGVVSFYDVDAAALIYSFTGCNFTEKLFPIFGPCNNDSGNNSAPLIITTVSQTQ from the coding sequence ATGTCTGCCGCCAGCTGCATGCTATCTGAAGAGCAGTTTATGtgctccatctgtctggatgtgTTCACTGATCCAGTCTCCATACCATGTGGACACAACTTCTGCAAGAGCTGCATCACTCATCACTGGGATGTTAATGATCAGTGTGAGTGTCCCATGTGTaaagatgtgtttgaaaaacGTCCTCAGCTTCGAGTCAACACGTTCATATCAGAGATGGCTGCTCAGTTCAGACAGTCGACTGTAAAGAGAAGCAGCAGAATGTCTCTGAAGGAAAACACCAACTCTGGAGAAGTTCTGTGTGACGTCTGCACTGAATCCAAAGTGAAGGCTCTGAAGTCCTGCCTAATGTGTCTGACCTCCTACTGTGAGACTCACCTGGAGATTCATCAGAACATAACAGGTCCGATGAAACACGAGCTGGTCGATCCTATGGAGAACCTGCAGGACAGAATGTGTGAAGGTCACGGCAGACCTCTGGAGATGTTCTGCAAGACGgatcagatgtgtgtgtgtcgaagATGCACTGAATCAAATCACAAGCTTCACTGTATTGTTCCCTTGATGGAGCAATATGAAAAGAAGAAGGCTGAGCTGAGTGAGACGGAGGCTGAAATTCAGAAAATGATGGAGGAGAGACATCTGAAGATTCAGGAGATGAAGGATTCAGTGGAGCTCAGCAGGGCAGATACTGACCGGGAGAAATCAGACAGCGTGCAGGTCTTCACAGCTCTGATCCGGTCTGTCGAGGAAGGCCTGGCTCAGCTTCTTGACTTACTTGAGGAGAAGCAGaaaacaacagaggagaaggCTGAAGGCTTCATCGAAGAGCTGGAAGATGAAATCTCTgagctgatgaagagaaacactGAAGTGGAGCAGCTCTTAAGCACTGAAGACCACCTCCAGTTCCTCCAAAACCTCCCATCCCTGAACCCTGATCACCCACCCACTAAAGACTGGACGGAGGTCAGAGTTCACTCATCGTATGAGGGGATGGTGAGGAgcgctgtggctcagctggaggAGATACTCagtgaagaggtggaggagcagCTTGAGTCTGAGCTGATGAGGATCCAGCAGTATGCAGTGGACGTCACTCTGGATCCTGATACTGCACAGCCATTTCTCATTCTGTCTGATGACGGGAAACAAGTATATTATGGTAAAAGACAGAATCTGCCAGACAACCCAAAGAGGTTTTCTAAGACGTTATGGGTTTTAGTAAAGCAGAGTATTTGTGCAggaaagttttattttgaggttgaggttaaaaataaaagtaaatggGAATTAGGAGTGGCCCGAGGATCAATTAATAGGAAGGAAACAATCTCACCAAGACTAAAGACAGGCCCTTGGATTCTGATGTTGAGGAATGGAGGTGATTACAAAGCTAACGgtgttctcctctctctgaaGTCGAAGCCTCAGAAGGTGGGCGTGTTTGTGGATTACGAGGAGGGTGTGGTCTCTTTCTATGATGTAGATGCAGCAGCTCTCATCTACTCCTTCACCGGCTGTAACTTCACTGAGAAACTCTTCCCTATCTTTGGTCCCTGTAATAATGACTCAGGGAACAACTCTGCCCCTCTGATCATCACTACTGTGAGCCAAACACagtaa
- the LOC110004837 gene encoding E3 ubiquitin-protein ligase TRIM39-like — MSAASCMLSEEQFLCSICLDVFTDPVSIPCGHNFCKSCITHHWDVNAPCQCPLCSKVFNRRPELHVNTFISEMAAQFRHSSVKKSSRMSLKKHTNSGEVLCDVCTESKMKALKSCLVCLTSYCETHLEPHHRIPGLKRHELIDPVENLEDRICKSHGRPLEMFCKTDQRCVCQFCTESEHKQHVFVPMMEEYKVKRDKLVKLDAEIQQKIQKRRVKIEKIRQSVKLSREDTDRETAASMQVFTALIRSVEEGLAQLLDLLEEEHNKTEKQAEGFIKELEDEISELMKRSAEVEQLSRTEDHLQFLQNLPSLNPAPPTHIWTEVRVHSSHEGTVRSAVAQLAGTLNEKMRKMCADVELKRVQQYAVDVTLDPDTANPYLILSDDQKRVKSVETQQILPDYPQRFTTCNGVLGKQSFSSGRSYYEVLVKEKTDWDVGVAGESIIRKGKVTLSPKNGFWTVWLRNGKDYKALAGPGVLLVLKSKPQKVGVFVDYEGGVVSFYDADAAALIYSFTGCNFTEKLYPYFSPCSVCGGANAAPLILPPLTTQSLI, encoded by the coding sequence ATGTCTGCTGCCAGCTGCATGCTATCTGAAGAGCAGTTTCTGtgctccatctgtctggatgtgTTCACTGATCCAGTCTCCATACCATGTGGACACAACTTCTGCAAGAGCTGCATCACTCATCACTGGGATGTTAATGCCCCGTGTCAGTGTCCATTGTGTTCAAAGGTTTTTAACAGGAGACCTGAGCTTCACGTCAACACGTTCATATCAGAGATGGCTGCTCAGTTCAGACACTCTTCTgtaaagaaaagcagcagaatGTCTCTGAAGAAACACACCAACTCTGGAGAAGTTCTGTGTGACGTCTGCACTGAATCCAAAATGAAGGCTCTGAAGTCCTGCCTGGTGTGTCTGACCTCCTACTGTGAGACTCACCTGGAGCCTCATCACAGAATCCCCGGCCTGAAGAGACACGAGCTGATCGATCCTGTGGAGAACCTGGAGGACAGAATCTGTAAGAGTCACGGCAGACCTCTGGAGATGTTCTGCAAGACGGATCAGAGGTGTGTTTGTCAGTTCTGCACTGAGTCAGAACACAAGCAACATGTCTTTGTTCCCATGATGGAAGAGTACAAGGTAAAGAGGGACAAACTGGTGAAGTTAGACGCCGAAATTCAGCAGAAGATTCAGAAGAGACGAGTGAAGATCGAGAAGATCAGGCAGTCGGTGAAGCTCAGCAGGGAAGATACTGACCGAGAGACAGCGGCCAGCATGCAGGTCTTCACCGCTCTGATCCGGTCTGTTGAGGAAGGCCTGGCTCAGCTTCTTGACTTACTTGAAGAGGagcacaacaaaacagagaaacaggctGAAGGCTTCATCAAAGAGCTGGAAGATGAAATCTCTGAGCTGATGAAGAGAAGCGCTGAAGTGGAGCAGCTCTCACGCACTGAAGACCACCTCCAGTTCCTCCAAAACCTCCCATCCCTGAACCCTGCTCCACCCACCCACATCTGGACGGAGGTCAGAGTTCACTCATCGCATGAGGGGACTGTGAGGAgcgctgtggctcagctggcgGGCACACTTAAtgagaagatgaggaagatGTGTGCTGATGtggagctgaagagagtccagcaATATGCAGTGGATGTCACTCTGGATCCTGACACTGCAAATCCTTATCTCATTCTGTCTGACGATCAGAAACGAGTCAAATCTGTGGAGACACAGCAGATTCTCCCAGACTACCCGCAGAGATTCACCACTTGTAACGGCGTCTTGGGAAAGCAGAGTTTCTCCTCGGGAAGATCTTACTACGAAGTTCTGGTTAAGGAGAAGACTGACTGGGATGTAGGAGTGGCCGGTGAATCGATCATCAGGAAGGGAAAAGTCACACTGTCACCTAAGAACGGCTTCTGGACTGTGTGGTTGAGGAACGGAAAAGATTACAAAGCTCTCGCTGGTCCTGGTGTCCTTCTCGTCCTGAAATCGAAGCCTCAGAAGGTGGGCGTGTTTGTGGATTATGAGGGGGGTGTGGTCTCTTTTTATGACGCGGATGCAGCAGCTCTCATCTACTCGTTCACCGGCTGTAACTTCACTGAGAAACTGTACCCGTACTTCAGCCCCTGTAGTGTTTGTGGTGGTGCCAATGCTGCCCCCCTGATCCTTCCTcctctgaccactcaaagcctCATTTGA
- the LOC109992159 gene encoding G-protein coupled receptor 22, giving the protein MHTSLVQISAATMSNMTVLDTADPYDLDMTSEAVYPISFQVTLTGFLLLEIVLGLSSNLTVLVLYCMKQNLISSVSNIITMNLHVVDVMVCVCCIPMTAVVVLLPLEAETAMICCFHEACVSFASVATAATVLAITVDRYDISVRPANRVLTMGRAVALLGSIWALSVFSFLVPFMEVGFFVGHGSDLVNQTTLVTVAHTNEYYTELGLYYHLLAQIPIFFFTAVVMLVTYYKILQALNIRIGTRFQHNLPKKKQKSKNTISLSTATQAESTDASQSSTGARAGGSAPMGMRASVSVIIALRRAVKRHRERRERQKRVFRMSLLIISTFLLCWTPITVLNTIILSTGPSDLTVRLRLGFLVMAYGTTIFHPLLYAFTRQKFQKVLKSKMKKRVVSVVEADPTPNNVVIHNSWIDPKRNKKVTFEDTEARQKCLLSQDAE; this is encoded by the exons ATGCACACATCCCTAGTGCAGATCTCTGCAGCCACCATGAGCAACATGACGGTGCTCGACACTGCCGACCCCTACGACCTTGACATGACCTCTGAGGCCGTCTACCCCATCAGCTTCCAG GTTACTCTAACGGGCTTCCTGCTTTTGGAAATAGTTTTGGGCTTGAGCTCCAACCTCACCGTCCTCGTTCTCTACTGCATGAAGCAGAACCTCATCAGCTCTGTCTCCAACATCATCACCATGAACCTGCATGTGGTCGATGTGATG GTGTGCGTTTGCTGCATCCCAATGACGGCCGTGGTGGTGTTACTTCCTTTGGAGGCAGAGACGGCCATGATCTGCTGTTTCCACGAGGCCTGCGTCTCCTTTGCAAGCGTAGCTACCGCCGCCACGGTCCTCGCCATCACTGTGGACCGCTACGACATCTCAGTCCGACCGGCCAATCGCGTGCTCACGATGGGACGAGCTGTGGCTTTGCTGGGATCCATTTGGGCTCTGTCCGTTTTCAGTTTCCTGGTTCCCTTCATGGAAGTAGGTTTCTTCGTTGGGCATGGTTCGGACCTGGTGAACCAGACTACACTGGTCACAGTCGCTCATACTAATGAGTACTACACCGAGCTGGGTTTGTACTATCACCTGCTGGCACAGATCcccattttcttcttcacagcCGTGGTGATGCTGGTGACTTATTACAAGATCCTTCAGGCGCTGAACATCCGCATCGGGACACGTTTTCAGCACAACCTACctaaaaagaagcaaaagagCAAAAACACTATCTCACTGAGCACTGCGACACAAGCGGAGTCCACGGACGCTTCTCAGAGCAGCACAGGGGCGCGGGCAGGGGGGAGCGCACCTATGGGAATGCGGGCATCAGTTTCTGTCATTATCGCTCTACGACGTGCAGTGAAGCGTCACCGGGAGAGACGGGAGAGACAGAAACGAGTCTTCAGGATGTCTCTCCTCATCATCTCCACCTTCCTGCTTTGCTGGACTCCAATTACTGTTCTGAACACCATCATCCTCAGCACGGGGCCCAGCGATTTGACTGTCCGCCTCCGCCTGGGCTTCCTGGTGATGGCATACGGAACCACCATTTTTCACCCGCTCCTCTACGCCTTCACCCGGCAGAAGTTCCAGAAGgttttgaaaagtaaaatgaagaAGAGGGTGGTTTCTGTGGTGGAGGCCGACCCCACGCCGAACAATGTGGTCATCCATAACTCCTGGATCGACCCCAAGAGGAACAAGAAGGTCACCTTCGAGGACACGGAAGCCAGACAAAAGTGTCTGTTGTCACAGGACGCAGAGTAA